In a genomic window of Micromonospora cremea:
- a CDS encoding DUF1349 domain-containing protein, with product MEIELVPPSEPLDWARGGWLCPPVRAEEGPGGELIVEPAAESDFWRRTSYGFVHDNGPALLAPLPVGSAMEVSFRLDLTGQFDQAGALVRVDERTWTKAGVEMSDGELQLGAVVTREFSDWSVAPVPEWSSRQVTVRVSRAGDALTVRARVDDEPWRLVRLAPLDPAAEATAGPFCCAPVRAGLTVVFTGWRQGPADTALHPEH from the coding sequence ATGGAGATCGAACTCGTACCGCCGAGCGAACCGTTGGACTGGGCCCGGGGCGGCTGGCTGTGCCCGCCGGTCCGCGCCGAGGAGGGCCCGGGCGGCGAATTGATCGTCGAACCGGCGGCGGAGAGCGACTTCTGGCGGCGGACCAGCTACGGGTTCGTGCACGACAACGGCCCCGCCCTGCTGGCCCCGCTGCCGGTCGGCAGCGCCATGGAGGTGAGCTTCCGGCTCGACCTCACCGGCCAGTTCGACCAGGCCGGTGCGCTGGTGCGGGTGGACGAGCGGACCTGGACCAAAGCCGGCGTCGAAATGAGCGACGGCGAACTACAGCTCGGCGCGGTGGTGACCCGGGAGTTCTCCGACTGGTCGGTGGCGCCGGTTCCGGAGTGGTCAAGCCGGCAGGTGACCGTGCGGGTCAGCCGGGCCGGCGACGCGCTGACCGTCCGGGCCCGGGTGGACGACGAACCGTGGCGGCTCGTCCGGCTCGCCCCACTGGACCCGGCAGCCGAGGCCACCGCCGGGCCGTTCTGCTGCGCGCCGGTCCGCGCCGGCCTCACCGTGGTGTTCACCGGCTGGCGGCAGGGGCCGGCCGACACCGCGTTGCACCCGGAGCACTGA
- a CDS encoding DedA family protein: protein MALAQNVDPSKFTGLTGWVATVIDSMGPVGVALLVALESIVPPIPSEIVLALAGYLASEGRFNVVLVVVAATVGSLVGALVLYWLGAALGEERLKRWLDRIPLVDRDDLEKADRWFERHGRWAVLIGRVVPVVRSLVSVPAGANRMPLGEFILLTTIGSGVWNTLIVGAGYALGSRWQDVERYSDWFNYGIVAVFVVMVVSWVIRKVRRRRARDDRRSVTAGR from the coding sequence ATGGCGCTCGCCCAGAATGTCGACCCGTCCAAGTTCACCGGGTTGACCGGTTGGGTGGCCACCGTGATCGACAGCATGGGGCCGGTCGGCGTGGCGCTGCTGGTGGCGCTGGAGAGCATCGTCCCGCCCATCCCCAGCGAGATCGTGCTGGCGCTGGCCGGCTACCTCGCCAGCGAGGGCCGGTTCAACGTGGTGCTCGTGGTGGTGGCCGCGACGGTCGGCTCGCTGGTCGGCGCGCTGGTGCTCTACTGGCTCGGCGCGGCGCTGGGCGAGGAGCGGCTCAAGCGCTGGCTGGACCGCATCCCGCTGGTGGACCGGGACGACCTGGAGAAGGCCGACCGCTGGTTCGAGCGGCACGGTCGATGGGCGGTGCTGATCGGCCGGGTCGTGCCCGTGGTTCGCAGCCTGGTCTCCGTCCCGGCCGGGGCGAACCGGATGCCGCTCGGTGAGTTCATCCTGCTCACCACGATCGGCAGTGGGGTGTGGAACACCCTCATCGTCGGCGCCGGCTACGCGCTCGGCAGCCGCTGGCAGGACGTCGAGCGGTACAGCGACTGGTTCAACTACGGGATCGTCGCGGTCTTCGTCGTCATGGTGGTCAGCTGGGTGATCCGCAAGGTTCGCCGACGCCGGGCGCGCGACGACCGGCGGTCGGTGACCGCCGGTCGCTGA
- a CDS encoding carbohydrate-binding protein, translated as MSPPPAATAAPPVRRRMLASVLLVATTTALAGITVTAQAAVPPPAPGWSTVWSDDFTGAAGTLPSAANWIIDTGHNYPGGPANWGTGEIQNYTASTANVSHDGGGNLRITPLRDGGGGWTSARIETVRSDFKAPAGGVLAIEGRIQMPNVTGAAAAGYWPAFWALGAPYRGNYQNWPGIGEFDVMENVNGINSVWGVLHCGVAPGGPCDEFNGIGASRACPGASCQSAFHTYRFEWDASISPQQLRWYVDGQLYHTVTQSRVGEPAWSQMTSHAGYFLLLNVAMGGAFPNGVAGSGTPTAATVPGRPMLVDYVAVYRRRRGGGTTPPPTTPPPGGTRDAYGQIQAESFNGQNGVFVEACAEGGQNIAGLRNGDWARYDNVEFGSAGPRDFVARVASGAGGGASGLVEVRLDSPTAAPIGSFAIGNTGGWQSWRSVPGNVGGVTGRHTVYLTFTSGQPNDFVNVNWFTFRR; from the coding sequence ATGTCACCTCCTCCGGCGGCCACCGCCGCCCCGCCCGTCCGACGCCGCATGCTGGCGTCCGTCCTGCTCGTCGCCACCACCACCGCCCTGGCCGGGATCACCGTGACCGCCCAGGCCGCCGTTCCGCCCCCCGCCCCCGGTTGGAGCACCGTCTGGAGTGACGACTTCACCGGCGCCGCCGGCACCCTGCCGTCGGCCGCCAACTGGATCATCGACACCGGCCACAACTACCCGGGCGGCCCGGCCAACTGGGGCACCGGCGAGATCCAGAACTACACCGCCAGCACCGCCAACGTCAGCCACGACGGCGGTGGCAACCTGCGGATCACGCCGCTGCGCGACGGCGGGGGCGGCTGGACCTCCGCGCGGATCGAGACCGTGCGCAGCGACTTCAAGGCCCCGGCCGGCGGCGTGCTGGCCATCGAGGGCCGGATCCAGATGCCGAACGTCACCGGCGCCGCGGCGGCCGGCTACTGGCCGGCCTTCTGGGCTCTCGGCGCGCCCTACCGGGGTAACTACCAGAACTGGCCGGGCATCGGCGAGTTCGACGTGATGGAGAACGTCAACGGCATCAACTCGGTCTGGGGAGTGCTGCACTGCGGCGTCGCCCCGGGCGGGCCGTGCGACGAGTTCAACGGCATCGGAGCGTCCCGCGCCTGCCCGGGCGCGAGCTGCCAGTCCGCGTTCCACACCTACAGGTTCGAGTGGGACGCCTCCATCAGCCCGCAGCAACTGCGCTGGTACGTCGACGGCCAGCTCTACCACACCGTCACGCAGAGTCGGGTCGGTGAGCCGGCCTGGTCGCAGATGACCTCGCACGCCGGCTATTTCCTGCTGCTCAACGTGGCGATGGGCGGGGCCTTCCCGAACGGGGTGGCCGGCAGTGGCACACCGACCGCGGCGACCGTTCCCGGTCGGCCGATGCTGGTCGACTACGTGGCGGTGTACCGGCGCCGGCGCGGCGGCGGGACCACCCCGCCGCCCACCACCCCGCCGCCCGGCGGCACGAGGGACGCGTACGGGCAGATCCAGGCCGAGTCGTTCAACGGGCAGAACGGGGTGTTCGTCGAGGCGTGCGCCGAGGGTGGACAGAACATCGCCGGGCTGCGCAACGGCGACTGGGCGCGCTACGACAACGTCGAGTTCGGTTCCGCCGGGCCCCGGGACTTCGTGGCCCGGGTGGCCTCCGGTGCCGGGGGCGGGGCGAGTGGGCTGGTCGAGGTGCGGCTGGACAGCCCGACCGCCGCGCCGATCGGCAGCTTCGCGATCGGCAACACCGGCGGCTGGCAGAGCTGGCGCTCGGTGCCCGGCAACGTCGGCGGGGTGACCGGCCGGCACACCGTCTACCTCACCTTCACCAGCGGGCAGCCGAACGACTTCGTCAATGTCAACTGGTTCACCTTCCGCCGCTGA
- a CDS encoding YidC/Oxa1 family membrane protein insertase, which produces MLAFAPLHGVVGAAGTALSWLTDLLEPLAGGMATAAAIVLLTIAVRLLISPLTVAQVRGERRRAALAPQVRDLQRRYADDPAKLQSEVFALYRSAGANPIAGCLPLLLQAPFLLVLYRLFTTSEGGTGLLQERLAGVPLGHHLGDGLTGAAGPLFAVLLAVLLALAWWSSRRARRASAAVGTVAGTPTEGPGAATLGRLLPLLPFTTVLVALVLPLAAVIYLVTTTAWSALEQVVLRRPQTAPASTDIDRR; this is translated from the coding sequence ATGCTCGCCTTCGCACCACTGCACGGCGTGGTCGGCGCCGCCGGCACCGCGCTGTCCTGGCTCACCGATCTGCTCGAACCGTTGGCCGGCGGCATGGCGACCGCCGCCGCCATCGTGCTGCTCACCATCGCCGTGCGGTTGCTGATCTCGCCGCTCACCGTCGCCCAGGTCCGCGGGGAGCGGCGCCGCGCGGCGCTCGCCCCGCAGGTGCGTGACCTCCAACGGCGGTACGCCGACGACCCGGCGAAGCTCCAGAGCGAGGTGTTCGCGCTGTACCGCTCGGCCGGCGCCAACCCGATCGCCGGCTGCCTGCCGTTGCTGCTCCAGGCACCGTTCCTGCTGGTCCTGTACCGGCTGTTCACCACCAGTGAGGGCGGCACCGGGCTGCTCCAGGAGCGGCTGGCCGGCGTGCCGCTGGGCCACCACCTCGGCGACGGGCTGACCGGGGCCGCCGGTCCGCTCTTCGCCGTGCTGCTGGCCGTGCTGCTGGCGTTGGCCTGGTGGTCGTCGCGGCGGGCCCGCCGGGCGTCGGCTGCGGTCGGCACGGTGGCCGGTACGCCCACCGAGGGGCCGGGTGCGGCGACGCTCGGCCGGCTGCTGCCCCTGCTGCCGTTCACGACGGTGCTGGTGGCGCTGGTGCTGCCGCTCGCGGCGGTCATCTACCTGGTGACCACGACCGCCTGGTCGGCCCTGGAGCAGGTGGTGCTCCGACGGCCGCAGACGGCTCCGGCGAGCACCGACATAGATCGACGTTGA
- a CDS encoding DUF6412 domain-containing protein: protein MPVPLGLFGVAWMSAFAQLTLLAVRPADLLAGAALTALVLLAVLLAARVPGRSGLPGVARRWTGLRARSRGRRVPRQVDPDAAGRPRTRAPGHPSAA from the coding sequence GTGCCGGTACCGCTGGGGCTGTTCGGGGTTGCGTGGATGTCCGCGTTCGCGCAGCTCACCCTGCTCGCGGTGCGCCCGGCTGACCTGCTCGCCGGCGCCGCGTTGACCGCCCTGGTGCTGCTCGCCGTGCTGCTCGCGGCGCGGGTGCCGGGCCGCTCGGGCCTGCCGGGCGTCGCCCGGCGCTGGACCGGGCTGCGGGCCCGCTCCCGTGGTCGGCGGGTGCCCCGGCAGGTCGACCCGGACGCCGCCGGCCGGCCCCGCACCCGCGCACCCGGGCACCCCTCGGCCGCGTAG
- a CDS encoding carboxylate-amine ligase — protein MTGQVAEAPSGTAAGTELLTVGVEEEFLLADPHTGAAVPAVDLVLEQVPAELRGQVEREFQTSQIEIGSPPGLELSSIRHSLGVLRRALSDAAERAGVRLLAIGTGPVDGPVPPVVDKPRFDRMIERFRLLVPGPGNNGMHVHVGVPDPETGVQVLNHVRPWLPMLHAVTTNSPFARGEDTDYASWRSVEWERWPSVAPTPWLESHEHYERLIRQLIASGVMLDEGMLYWYARLSAKYPTVELRIGDVCPSVDDAVLVAALVRALVATAMSDVEAGRPALPTDHHLLVGAHWRAAHDGLEGEGVDVTTGELRPAWELLDRFVERMRPALEQHGDWAEVTDLLGGLRRHGSGAARQRAVFARTGRLIDVVQDVARQTRG, from the coding sequence ATGACCGGCCAGGTGGCGGAGGCGCCCAGCGGGACGGCCGCGGGGACCGAATTGCTCACCGTGGGTGTCGAGGAGGAGTTCCTGCTCGCCGACCCGCACACCGGGGCCGCGGTACCCGCTGTCGACCTGGTCCTCGAGCAGGTGCCGGCGGAGCTGCGCGGGCAGGTGGAGCGGGAGTTCCAGACCAGCCAGATCGAGATTGGCAGCCCACCCGGCCTTGAGCTCTCGTCGATCCGGCACTCCCTCGGCGTGCTGCGCCGGGCGCTCTCCGACGCCGCCGAGCGGGCCGGCGTACGGCTGCTGGCCATCGGCACCGGGCCGGTGGACGGCCCGGTGCCGCCGGTGGTGGACAAGCCCCGCTTCGACCGGATGATCGAACGGTTCCGGCTGCTCGTTCCGGGCCCCGGCAACAACGGCATGCACGTGCACGTGGGCGTCCCCGACCCGGAGACCGGCGTGCAGGTGCTCAACCACGTCCGGCCCTGGCTGCCGATGCTGCACGCCGTGACCACCAACTCCCCGTTCGCCCGCGGCGAGGACACCGACTACGCCAGCTGGCGCTCGGTGGAGTGGGAGCGCTGGCCGTCGGTGGCGCCGACGCCCTGGCTGGAGTCGCACGAGCACTACGAGCGGCTGATCCGCCAGTTGATCGCCAGCGGGGTGATGCTCGACGAGGGGATGCTCTACTGGTACGCCCGGCTGTCGGCGAAGTACCCGACCGTGGAGCTGCGGATCGGCGACGTCTGCCCGTCGGTGGACGACGCCGTGCTGGTCGCCGCGCTGGTCCGAGCCCTGGTGGCCACCGCCATGTCGGACGTCGAGGCCGGCCGGCCGGCGCTGCCCACCGATCACCACCTGCTGGTCGGCGCGCACTGGCGGGCCGCCCATGACGGCCTGGAGGGTGAGGGCGTCGACGTCACCACCGGCGAGCTGCGCCCGGCCTGGGAGCTGCTGGACCGGTTCGTGGAACGCATGCGACCGGCGCTGGAGCAGCACGGTGACTGGGCCGAGGTGACCGACCTGCTGGGCGGGCTGCGGCGGCACGGCAGCGGCGCGGCGCGGCAGCGGGCGGTGTTCGCGCGCACCGGACGGCTCATCGACGTGGTGCAGGACGTGGCGCGGCAGACCCGCGGCTGA
- a CDS encoding FAD-dependent oxidoreductase, translating to MAQRLIVIGGDAAGMSAASQARRRRGRDDLEIVVFERGHFTSYSACGIPYWISGLVSGPEQLIARSPETFRTEFAIDVRMRHEVTAIDLERREVVARDLEQGGEVRERFDELMYAAGALPVKPPWADTDAGGVFGMQTLDDGAALRDWLDGEPQPRRAVVVGGGYIGVEMAEALIERGLSVTLIEAADQPMATVDGDMAELVAEAMRGLGVTIRTGLRVTALEQRDGRVSAVVTAEGPMPTDVVVLGLGVRPNTALAEAAGLPLGPTGAIRVDRQMRVPGMPGIWAAGDCVETLHRVSGMPVHIPLGTHANKQGRVAGINIGGGYATFMGVIGTAVTKVCDLEVGRTGLRERDATAAGFDFISVVAESTNRAGYYPSARRMTVKLIAERPSGRLLGAQIVGWSEAAKRIDTLAVALWNGMTVDDMTALDLGYAPPYAPVWDPVLIAARKAVDVLAAVDR from the coding sequence GTGGCGCAACGGCTGATCGTCATCGGCGGGGACGCCGCCGGCATGTCGGCGGCGTCCCAGGCCCGACGCCGCCGTGGCCGCGACGACCTGGAGATCGTGGTCTTCGAGCGCGGCCACTTCACCTCCTACTCGGCGTGCGGCATCCCGTACTGGATCAGTGGCCTGGTGTCCGGCCCCGAGCAGTTGATCGCCCGATCCCCGGAGACGTTCCGCACCGAGTTCGCCATCGACGTGCGGATGCGCCACGAGGTGACCGCCATCGACCTGGAGCGCCGCGAGGTGGTCGCCCGAGACCTGGAACAGGGCGGTGAGGTCCGCGAGCGCTTCGACGAGCTGATGTACGCCGCCGGTGCATTGCCGGTGAAGCCGCCGTGGGCGGACACCGACGCGGGCGGCGTGTTCGGCATGCAGACCCTCGACGACGGCGCGGCACTGCGCGACTGGCTGGACGGCGAGCCGCAGCCGCGCCGGGCGGTGGTGGTCGGCGGCGGGTACATCGGCGTCGAGATGGCCGAGGCCCTGATCGAGCGCGGCCTCTCCGTCACCCTGATAGAGGCGGCCGACCAGCCCATGGCGACCGTAGACGGCGACATGGCCGAGCTGGTCGCCGAGGCGATGCGCGGCCTGGGCGTCACGATCCGCACCGGCCTGCGGGTGACCGCTCTGGAGCAGCGGGACGGCCGGGTGTCCGCGGTGGTCACCGCCGAGGGGCCGATGCCGACCGACGTCGTGGTCCTGGGTCTGGGCGTACGCCCGAACACCGCGCTCGCCGAGGCGGCCGGGCTGCCGCTCGGGCCGACCGGGGCGATCCGGGTGGACCGGCAGATGCGGGTGCCCGGCATGCCGGGGATCTGGGCGGCTGGCGACTGCGTGGAGACACTGCACCGGGTCAGCGGGATGCCGGTGCACATACCGCTGGGCACGCACGCCAACAAGCAGGGGCGGGTGGCCGGGATCAACATCGGCGGCGGGTACGCCACCTTCATGGGCGTGATCGGCACGGCCGTCACGAAGGTCTGCGACCTGGAGGTGGGCCGGACCGGCCTGCGCGAGCGGGACGCCACCGCGGCCGGCTTCGACTTCATCTCGGTGGTCGCCGAGTCGACCAACCGGGCCGGCTACTACCCCAGCGCCCGGCGGATGACCGTCAAACTGATCGCCGAGCGACCCAGCGGGCGACTGCTCGGCGCGCAGATCGTCGGCTGGTCCGAGGCGGCCAAACGGATCGACACGCTGGCCGTGGCGCTGTGGAACGGCATGACGGTGGACGATATGACGGCGCTCGACCTGGGCTACGCTCCGCCGTACGCGCCGGTGTGGGACCCGGTGCTGATCGCCGCCCGAAAAGCCGTCGACGTGCTCGCCGCCGTCGACCGCTGA
- a CDS encoding LacI family DNA-binding transcriptional regulator: MTQTPTRPTARRRPTMVDVARHAGVSLKTVSRVVNDEPVGQELVGRVLAAIAELGFRRNDIARNLRSRQLNATVGLLIEEIANPFYATIASVAAEIAAAHGTMLITASSEEDPERERALLQDFTQRRVDGLLVVPAGPDHSFLRREVELGMPVVFLDRPPQGLLADAVLLDNQGGSRAGVGALLDEGHRRVGVLLGAPTVPTIRERLAGARAALTAAGIEPDESLVRDRLIAPEEAGWAVAALLDLPDPPTAFFCGNNRLTVGALQELHRRGSDAALVGFDDFELAHLMPRPLTVVGYDTRELARIASERLFRRIAGDDSPPSTTVLPTRLLRRGLTPPAA; encoded by the coding sequence ATGACGCAGACCCCGACCCGGCCGACCGCGCGACGACGCCCGACCATGGTCGACGTGGCCCGGCACGCCGGGGTCAGCCTGAAGACCGTCTCCCGGGTGGTCAACGACGAGCCGGTGGGTCAGGAGCTGGTCGGCCGGGTGCTGGCCGCCATCGCCGAGCTGGGCTTCCGGCGCAACGACATCGCCCGCAACCTGCGTTCCCGGCAGCTCAACGCCACCGTCGGGCTGCTCATCGAGGAGATCGCCAACCCGTTCTACGCCACCATCGCCAGCGTCGCCGCCGAGATCGCCGCCGCGCACGGGACCATGCTGATCACCGCCTCCTCCGAGGAGGACCCGGAGCGGGAACGCGCCCTGCTGCAGGATTTCACCCAGCGCCGGGTCGACGGGCTGCTGGTGGTGCCGGCCGGCCCCGACCATTCGTTCCTGCGCCGCGAGGTCGAGCTGGGCATGCCGGTGGTCTTCCTGGACCGGCCGCCGCAGGGCCTGCTCGCGGACGCGGTGCTGCTGGACAACCAGGGCGGCAGCCGTGCCGGGGTCGGGGCTCTGCTCGACGAGGGGCACCGCCGGGTGGGTGTCCTGCTCGGCGCGCCGACCGTGCCCACCATTCGCGAGCGGCTGGCCGGCGCCCGGGCGGCGCTGACCGCCGCCGGGATCGAGCCCGACGAGTCGCTGGTCCGCGACCGGCTCATCGCGCCCGAGGAGGCCGGGTGGGCGGTCGCCGCGCTGCTCGACCTGCCGGACCCACCCACCGCCTTCTTCTGCGGCAACAACCGGCTCACCGTCGGCGCGCTGCAGGAGCTGCACCGGCGGGGCAGCGACGCCGCGCTGGTCGGCTTCGACGACTTCGAGTTGGCCCACCTGATGCCCCGGCCGCTCACCGTCGTCGGGTACGACACCCGGGAGCTGGCCCGGATCGCCAGCGAACGGCTGTTCCGGCGGATCGCCGGTGACGACTCCCCACCGTCGACCACCGTGCTCCCCACCCGGCTGCTGCGCCGGGGCCTGACGCCGCCGGCCGCCTGA
- a CDS encoding carbohydrate kinase family protein: MIVVAGEALIDLVVSGEGQRAVPGGSPANVAVTLARLDQPVRLLARLGTDGYGRQLAEHLSANQVDLDWAVRAEQPTSVAVATLDASGKASYEFRLAGTADWQWTPQELPELTGSSATALHTGSLALALAPGAQVLEDLLARERRRDGLTVSIDLNLRPSIVTDRAGEQARVRRQVRLAHLVKASDEDLAWLYPGRAVPDVMAEWREAGVCCAVVTRGADGALLLAPDGSMHEEPAVPVTVVDTVGAGDAFTGGLLAALADLDALGDRPADRLAALTAAQWAAVLRQAALVAALTCARRGADPPRRAEVAALLGAAS, encoded by the coding sequence GTGATCGTGGTGGCGGGTGAGGCGTTGATCGACCTGGTGGTCTCCGGCGAGGGGCAGCGGGCGGTGCCGGGCGGCTCGCCGGCCAACGTGGCGGTCACGCTGGCCCGGCTCGACCAGCCGGTGCGGCTGCTGGCACGGCTCGGCACCGACGGGTACGGCCGGCAACTCGCCGAGCACCTGAGTGCCAACCAGGTGGACCTGGACTGGGCGGTCCGCGCCGAGCAGCCGACCTCGGTGGCGGTGGCCACTCTGGACGCCAGCGGTAAGGCCAGCTACGAGTTCCGGCTGGCCGGCACGGCGGACTGGCAGTGGACGCCGCAGGAGTTGCCCGAGCTGACCGGGTCGTCGGCGACCGCCCTGCACACCGGGTCACTCGCGCTCGCGCTGGCTCCCGGCGCGCAGGTCCTGGAGGATCTGCTGGCCCGCGAACGCCGCCGGGACGGGCTCACCGTCTCGATCGACCTCAACCTGCGCCCGAGCATCGTCACGGACCGGGCGGGGGAGCAGGCGAGGGTGCGGCGTCAGGTGCGCCTCGCGCACCTGGTCAAGGCCAGCGACGAGGACCTGGCCTGGCTCTATCCGGGCCGGGCGGTGCCCGACGTGATGGCCGAGTGGCGCGAGGCCGGGGTGTGCTGCGCGGTGGTGACCCGGGGCGCGGACGGGGCCTTGCTGCTCGCCCCGGACGGATCGATGCACGAGGAGCCGGCGGTTCCCGTCACGGTGGTCGACACCGTCGGCGCCGGCGACGCGTTCACCGGCGGCCTGCTGGCCGCGCTCGCCGACCTCGACGCGCTCGGTGACCGGCCGGCCGACCGGCTCGCCGCGCTGACCGCCGCGCAGTGGGCCGCGGTGCTCCGGCAGGCCGCCCTGGTGGCCGCGCTGACCTGCGCCCGCCGCGGCGCGGACCCGCCCCGCCGGGCCGAGGTGGCGGCGCTGCTCGGCGCCGCGAGCTGA
- a CDS encoding AGE family epimerase/isomerase, whose translation MTDVPRSAAEPTPAPAASPDLPDLDPFLADQTHTLLDTARRAVRPEGGFWWLTDDRTPDRSEPLHTWITCRMTHVSALAYRNGDPEAAALVDHGVAALSTLLRDDRYGGWFGAVDQQGTPTNQRKAGYDHAFVLLAASGAARAGRPGADRLLDDALAVVRDRFWDAEAGAVRESWNRDWTITEDYRGANSSMHMVEAFLAAAAATGDASWTDRALRIGTHLVHGEGARHDWRLPEHFTADWAPLPDYNRERPADPFRPYGSTIGHWLEWARLLLELEAVLVQPPRWLLADARALFAAAVRRGWAVDGADGFVYTIDWDDRPVVRSRMHWVLAEAIGAAVTLHRRTGDAVYADWYRVFWAYARRHLIDDAGWRHELDPQNRPAGTVWHGRPDVYHAYQAVLLSRSADALGGPGPLSPGEVPA comes from the coding sequence ATGACCGACGTGCCCCGATCCGCAGCCGAACCAACTCCTGCTCCGGCAGCATCACCCGACCTGCCCGACCTTGATCCGTTCCTCGCCGACCAGACCCACACGCTGCTCGACACGGCGCGGCGCGCGGTCCGGCCCGAGGGCGGCTTCTGGTGGCTGACCGACGACCGCACCCCGGACCGCAGCGAGCCGCTGCACACCTGGATCACCTGCCGGATGACCCACGTGTCCGCCCTCGCCTACCGCAACGGCGATCCGGAGGCGGCCGCTCTGGTCGACCACGGCGTCGCCGCGCTCAGCACACTGCTGCGCGACGACCGGTACGGCGGCTGGTTCGGCGCCGTCGACCAGCAGGGCACGCCGACCAACCAGCGCAAGGCCGGGTACGACCACGCGTTCGTGCTGCTCGCCGCGTCCGGGGCGGCGCGCGCCGGGCGGCCCGGCGCGGACCGGCTCCTCGACGACGCGTTGGCCGTGGTGCGCGACCGGTTCTGGGACGCCGAGGCCGGAGCGGTCCGCGAATCCTGGAACCGGGACTGGACGATCACCGAGGACTACCGCGGCGCGAACAGCAGCATGCACATGGTCGAGGCGTTCCTCGCCGCTGCCGCCGCCACCGGCGACGCGAGCTGGACCGACCGGGCCCTGCGGATCGGCACACACCTCGTGCACGGGGAGGGTGCCCGGCACGACTGGCGGCTGCCCGAGCACTTCACCGCCGACTGGGCGCCGCTCCCCGACTACAACCGGGAGCGGCCCGCCGACCCGTTCCGGCCGTACGGCTCGACGATCGGGCACTGGCTGGAGTGGGCCCGGCTGCTGCTGGAACTGGAGGCGGTCCTTGTGCAGCCGCCGCGCTGGCTGCTCGCCGACGCCCGCGCCCTGTTCGCCGCCGCCGTACGACGGGGCTGGGCGGTGGATGGCGCCGACGGCTTCGTCTACACCATCGACTGGGACGACCGGCCCGTCGTCCGCTCCCGGATGCACTGGGTGCTGGCCGAGGCGATCGGGGCTGCGGTCACCCTGCACCGGCGCACCGGGGACGCGGTATACGCCGACTGGTACCGGGTGTTCTGGGCGTACGCGCGCCGCCACCTGATCGACGACGCCGGGTGGCGGCACGAGCTGGACCCGCAGAACCGGCCCGCCGGCACGGTCTGGCACGGCCGGCCGGACGTCTACCACGCGTACCAGGCCGTGCTGCTGTCCCGCTCGGCCGACGCGCTCGGCGGCCCCGGCCCGCTCTCCCCGGGCGAGGTGCCCGCGTGA
- a CDS encoding aminoglycoside phosphotransferase family protein: protein MELPEGLVWLRRSPDGQAWLATLPDRLAECAERWSLRLGQPFGYAFASLALPAEMPDGMAAVLKLQYPDTESRHEADALARWDGDGAIRLLAHDPQRRALLLERCQPGSPLRELPADRALDVLTGLLPRLWRPAGTPFTPLAKEAAGWIDRMPRNWERAGRPYERRLLDAALALLAGLASSQGEQVLVNQDLHAGNVLSAEREPWLVIDPKPLTGEREFSVVPMVRGRELGHSPAAVRHRLDRLSAELGLDRERVRGWTIGHTLAWSLDDDAVSAHHVEVVRWLLDEQ, encoded by the coding sequence ATGGAACTGCCCGAGGGGCTCGTCTGGCTACGGCGGTCGCCGGACGGCCAGGCCTGGCTGGCCACGCTCCCCGACCGGCTGGCGGAGTGCGCCGAGCGGTGGTCGCTGCGGCTCGGGCAGCCCTTCGGGTACGCCTTCGCCTCCCTGGCGCTCCCCGCCGAAATGCCCGACGGCATGGCGGCGGTGCTCAAGCTCCAGTACCCCGACACGGAGAGCCGGCACGAGGCCGACGCCCTGGCCCGGTGGGACGGCGACGGGGCGATCCGGCTGCTCGCGCACGATCCGCAGCGCCGCGCACTGCTGCTGGAGCGCTGCCAGCCCGGCAGCCCCCTGCGCGAACTGCCCGCCGACCGGGCGCTGGACGTGCTGACCGGGCTGCTCCCCCGGCTCTGGCGGCCGGCCGGCACCCCGTTCACCCCACTGGCCAAGGAGGCCGCCGGCTGGATCGACCGGATGCCCCGCAACTGGGAACGGGCCGGCCGGCCGTACGAGCGGCGACTGCTCGACGCGGCGCTCGCCCTGCTCGCCGGGCTGGCGTCGAGCCAGGGCGAGCAGGTGCTGGTCAACCAGGACCTGCACGCCGGCAACGTGCTCTCCGCCGAACGGGAACCATGGCTGGTGATCGACCCGAAGCCGCTCACCGGCGAGCGTGAGTTCTCGGTGGTGCCGATGGTGCGCGGGCGGGAGCTGGGCCACTCCCCGGCCGCCGTCCGCCACCGGCTGGACCGGCTCAGCGCAGAGCTGGGGCTGGACCGGGAGCGGGTCCGGGGCTGGACGATCGGCCACACGCTGGCCTGGAGCCTCGACGACGACGCGGTCTCCGCGCACCACGTCGAGGTGGTCCGGTGGCTCCTCGACGAGCAGTGA